TTAATTATGCTAATCCACGAAACTGATAAGGAGGcggtttgaaaaatgtaaaacctcTGGAAACACGCTCATGCTGAAGCAGTGTGCTTTAGAGAGAGGCAGCTCTGTGAGAAAACATGAGGCAATTTTGTCAGAGTAAGCAGAGAGAGGAAATccaggaaaaagagagaaagaggaacgAGTTATAATTAaactctttccttttttctcataGATCTCCATCTCTGGACAATATTAAAGAACTCAATGTTTCCAGCCTCCTTATTTCCATCAGTTTCAAACACTGATGTGGAGTACTACATTTGACTGAATCCTCTGGATGCTGGACTTTCCTCCCCCCCACTCAGTGCTCGGTTCCTCCTCTGTGCTGGTGTGCTGCTGGCCTTTCCCCTCGCTTCTTGTTAACTGATGTCTGTGGGCGGATAACACTGCTTCACTGATCCACAACTCATGACACACCACTCatccttcttttctttcatttctttctcttcttttttttttatctctgccAAAAACTATCACAGCAGCAGTTAATTCCTGCTGTgcacaaaaaaatgtcattactgGATTTAAGTGAGCAGCACCCAGTAGATTTTAAAAGTTGTCCCTGTAACAGACTGAGTCTAAactaattttcttttttacgaGCAAAAAAGCTATGTAGCCATCTGTGTGGCACAACCGTCAAAGTGCATAACTGTCTCTGCAGTACAGCACAAACAATGGTAAGGGTTGCACTGTGGAGATATTTGAGGATACGGAAAAGAGTAAGCTGGATCTTCAGGTGCATACACCCTAATTCACACCTTAGCTGATTCTCCTTTGGTTTTCTCTGACAAGCAGCCTAAATATTCCACTTCCAGATTTCACTGTACTACAGGTACAACTAGTGAGGCATGCTGTACTCGCATTAGAGAGAAACTGATTTCTCACCCACAACAACAGAGGCAGTAAATTTGGATGTGACTTGAAACTTGGACGTGGTTAGTTAACTGGCTATAAGTCATTGAAAGggagacacaaagaaaatgagaaagagagTGGGGTGAAAGAGAGGTGGGATAGAGCAACAGAGGAAGGAGATAGGGGAGAATTTGAGTATCTGAGGGAGTATAATAAACTCGATGAGGAAACTAAACtgaaggaaaaagaggaagcCGCATCTTCAGGAAAAAACAACCCTAATTCGCACCATAGCGAAAGGTTTCTGACATGCAGCCTAAATGTTCCACTTCCAGATATCACTGTACTGCAGGTACAACTGGTGAGGCATGCTGTACTCACAATAGGGGAAAAACTGATTTCTCACCCCAAACAACAGAGACCTGGAAAACCCTGAGACCTGGAGGCTCGGCTTCTCACTCTGACAGATTTCCCCAAAGAAAATGATCCCTCCACCTTTCAAGAGGCTTCAAAGGAGTGCGGAAAGTATTCTGTGTCTGTTTCGTTCTTGTTGTCTAGTTTTGTGGCAAACAAATGTTGTGTgataaacaaaaggaaaatggtGCAACACAATTATCTTTTAGTTATAATTCTGCCTAAAATGCCTGCAATGAATATAATGATACAAGTATAAAAATAGTTATTCTGATGTGACTTGTAACTGCAGAGTTATCTGACTTTAACTTGTGTACATTGAAAGAGACccaaagaaaagacaaagtGAGAGAGTGCGGAGGACGGGGGGTGGGATAGAGCAACAGAGGAAGGGGATGGAGGAGAGATCGAGTATAATTAACTCCATGGTCTGCCTCTCTGCAGGCCTGCGGCATACTGCTCTAAAATGCTGATTCAGTACACAGATAGACGGAGTAGcacagggagggagaaaggggtGAGGAGTGGGATGCAgtaagagagtaagagagtaaGAGAGGAGGTGTTTTAATAAGAAGATATAATGTGAAATGCAATAGATAGCTCAGCGGGatgatacattttcaaatgatgaaAGGAAAGAGTGAACAGTGAAGGCAGGAGACAAAAAACTACTTAAAGTAAAGTAAGACCTGAAAGATCTGCGACACAACACTCACTTAACAGTTTCAGAGGGTAGATACTTTAGGATGAGCGGTGGGTGACCTGCAGTCAGGACCGGACTTTATTGAGCACCTTATTAAACAACTACAGATGTTGCTGACAAACAAGAGTGCAAACTTTGTGTTTGTTAGGAGAACAGCGACATCTAGAGGTGTAACAAGATAATCTGCCCTGAGTTTCTACTGGGAAACTGATGATAGACACAAGTACCTGCTTTGTtccaaaagaagaagaacaaaaagaagaagaacccccccccccatggtTGGTGGAGTTTCTCAGTGCAGatgttcattatttgtttaaagcaGCTTTTCAGTGGTCTATGtaaatttagcttttttaaaatgcttgaaATTAGTCAGCATGTCACCagggagggggcgggggggggggggggctttcaTCTATAATGCATCAAGCTGAGTGTCAGGTAAACTGGAGACAAGGACAAAGCTGAAGAGAGATGAGATGGATGGCACAATCCTTTTGAGTCACATCATAAAGTAAAGTCATAGTTTTGGAGGTATTATGCACACATGTCTAAAGCATCAAGGCAGATTTCTGTTTTATCATAACCCCTGTTTAATATCACCAACAGTCATTTGCTGAATTAATTTTCATTATGTGACAATGAAATACTACTACAACCACCAGTATtgatacaaaacatttatttagtttgtgtaATCCAAATTTAGTTTTCCTGATTTTGCTTTTAATCTCAATTTGAATACCTGGATAGAGTACCTTAGTTGTTATAATAAGAGCTATGGAAATatatcatacattttatatttagtttattttatggctTGTGTATTAAAGTAAATGGAGTGTTGGTTCTCTTTGGCTTCATGTATCAGCATGTACATataatgtgcctttttttaaagaatatttcaaaaataatggcTTTAAACAAACTCACAAAGTTTGCACAAGCAGCGCTaaatttaaaacatattcatacATTAAAGTATGTTCCTGTTCCAGATGCGAGGAGCTGCCTTCCCTCACTGGTCAGAAGAAATGTAGTGAAAACTATGATGAAAGACATCATAAGAAGGCCATAAAGCAGTTAAAGTTCATGGTCAGGTGTCTGACAAGTATCCTTTGTACCTTAAAAAGCTTTCAGCAAAGCCTTACAAGCTCAGCAGTGGAGGTTTGTTCTCAGAGAGCATCTGCAATACTTCCACTCTGCAGCTGTTTCAGCCATGTCCGGTCACCTGGTTCTCTGCGTCTGATGTTGAATCAGGTTGATCGCTTTCCCCCGAAAGTAAACCCCAAGTCTTTAGCAGAGCAAACCGCTCAGCAGGAGGAGTTGCAAAGTAGTCCTTCTGTTTCTGTGAGTAGATCTGGATCGGGCGAACAATGTCTCTGTAGGTCCAGTCCTATGAATGGAAAATATCTCTGATCAACTTTGATTCatcataaatgtaattacaggacgaaaacatattaaaacataacctagtgttttttcacaaacaatatatttctACCAAAATCCAGGGAGAAAAAGAACCCAACcgaataaagaaaaatgcttGTCAATCAAACTGAAATGACTTATCTAATCTtactcaaacaaaaaacatgtttttctatttgtgatgaaaaataaaattaatttatagccAGCAAAATGTAAAGTCCTTATATAAGAAGAATATAGAACAAATTATGTTGAACTCTATATTCTCATCTCAGCAACTACAGTACGGACAACTGAAATACATCGAAGGGACAACCACAGATGGGTCTCTAATCTAAAGGCCATCGGTCTGGAGATCTCTGACATGAAAGAGTTGGATTTGCCATGTGGTCCATTCAATATGTGTATCTCAGGTATTATGGCTGACAGTGCTGAGGTCCTGTACCTGCCACCGAAAGTTGAAAGCCTCCAAGAGCTGAATCCTGCCCTCTCTGGAAGGCACACAGTCAGGAGGAAGAGGCTGCACCATCTCAGAGCCCACCGTCATGCCTCCAAACACCAACAGGGCTCGGATGGCAAACCAGCCCCCAAACCTcggatgcacacacactccgaACATCTTCTGCAGGTAACATTAGATGCATAACATTGAGCGGAGAAGCTCGGAATGAAAACAATGCACTGCAACTATCACTGCAattagaaaaatgaaatatagaTTCCTAATAAATGATTAGCTTTACTCTTTCAGCCCATGGTTGGTCTTTGACATCAGATTGTTGGTAGTAGTAAGCTCCTCCGGACACGTGAGCTGCAGTCTGTGCCAAAAACTTCGGCTTTCTGCTTGGCAGCATCTCATAGTCGTACCTCacatccacttcctgtcctggGAAACACTGCAGGGCGGAGAGGGGAATCACAACCTGATCGTTAAAATATTCATGGTTCCAGTTAAgaaaaaagttgttttgattctttttttgcATAGACAAAGGGAAAGTATTTCCAAGTAGATCATGTTGTGCGCAAAAGTCAGttaaaataatctaaatctTGTAAgtcaatacattttgtttttgcttttattttaatggctTATATATTgtcatttgatttgaatgtgCATTCTTTGTTCAAAATTGTCAATAAGGACCTCTGTAGCCCTACTGCCACACCACTTACCCGGGACACAGCAGAGGAAACGCAGTGTTTGACACACTGGTCTATGGGGTCAGACAGTCCCTGACAGCCCCTCTCCTCCATGAAGGGCAGGAAGGCTTGTTCAAACAAAGCAGGAGTGCTGAGCACCACCACAGCCAGGCAGTCATCTGGGTAAGCCAGGCGCAGGGTGGGAGGAAGCAGAGAGTTGTACCATCCAACCTGTGATGGGACAGTCAGAGAACACAGGCAGTattgtaaattgtatttttctcacttttaaGTCCAGTAAAATCAAGAAATAAACGAGAGCCAAAATACCTTTAGAGGGTAGACTTCAAATCCAAATGTTGATAAATAGCCGTCCAACAGTGATGTTATGCCGTTCACATTGGCAGTGGAAGCCGCCATTGCTGCATGTCAATAAAAAACTTTGGATCGTGGGATAtggtgtttttaaattaaacgtTGCCAGAAAAATAGTCTCTTTACTTAACTTTAACGATCTCTTCTAACAAAAAATGACGACACTACTATATATCATGTGTATTGATTCCGAGACAGCCTGCTGTTGCTCTTCAACTGTTTTACCGGTAAAGACAGTAGTCAGTATCTACTACAATACCCAGAAGGCCACACGCGGTTACTTCATACGCAATCACGTCGCGGTTATGGGCTCCTGGATTTAAAAGTGGAGTCGCAAGATTTTCTGTGAGTAATGTTAGCCTGACTAGCCAGCTAACCTAAACATTTATATCGTTTTCCTTAGTCATGgtctattctcttcatagcGACCGGTTTGTTATACTCAGAAGAAGACTCAGTAAGTGTCTAAGAAACGGTTAGTAATTACTTTTCAAACCAGGACAGGTTATGAACGCTGTCAGGATAAAGTCATCTGCTAACTGAAATTAGCTTCGGTTAAATAAACGACATCAGAGGCTTTTAATCGTCGCTACGCCCCCTTCGCGTTATCTCGACTGTTGTGTTTTGGGGACTCTACTTAAATGTCCTTGATTTTTGCATTGCTTCGAGTATCTTCTAGTCGTTTCTGTAACTGATCCTTGAAGATGGCAAGATATTCCCCACTGTCCTGAAGATACGACGTTAAATTTAGCAGGTTCCCGTTCGGCAATTAATGGGAAAGTTAACCAACTTAAATCACATTGCTGGGCGACCAGTCCTCCGTTTTTTTCAACCTCTTGTGACGGGTGTTAACATTTAAGTTGAAGTTTCAACTCTGTCTGAAGAAACCCTCCTTCAAATTGGTAAAACCTTTTGTAAATAACATGCAAAAATTGGAGAATCCATAATTTTTTGTTACATCTCTTTTCTGTTTGAATCTGGATCAGAAAATTCGGGAGAATCCAAAtactatttaaaacacagatttgtgaAACGTTTGTccattttgtgaaaatgtaaacatttattgttGACCAGGTCCAGATCTAAAACCACTTCAGAGTCATTTTGGAGATTATTGAGTATGCTCTTTAATATCAGA
This DNA window, taken from Eleginops maclovinus isolate JMC-PN-2008 ecotype Puerto Natales chromosome 9, JC_Emac_rtc_rv5, whole genome shotgun sequence, encodes the following:
- the mmachc gene encoding cyanocobalamin reductase / alkylcobalamin dealkylase, encoding MAASTANVNGITSLLDGYLSTFGFEVYPLKVGWYNSLLPPTLRLAYPDDCLAVVVLSTPALFEQAFLPFMEERGCQGLSDPIDQCVKHCVSSAVSRCFPGQEVDVRYDYEMLPSRKPKFLAQTAAHVSGGAYYYQQSDVKDQPWAERKMFGVCVHPRFGGWFAIRALLVFGGMTVGSEMVQPLPPDCVPSREGRIQLLEAFNFRWQDWTYRDIVRPIQIYSQKQKDYFATPPAERFALLKTWGLLSGESDQPDSTSDAENQVTGHG